The following proteins are co-located in the Calliphora vicina chromosome 2, idCalVici1.1, whole genome shotgun sequence genome:
- the LOC135951812 gene encoding cytochrome c oxidase subunit 7A1, mitochondrial, which produces MALPEALEKNMKLFQAKSDLPVFLKGGPADKALFGLTMGLCVIGLMSIVHMTYTLGFKKKSG; this is translated from the exons ATGGCTTTACCCGAAGCactagaaaaaaatatgaaattatttcag gcCAAAAGCGATTTGCCTGTTTTCCTAAAAGGTGGTCCAGCTGACAAGGCCTTGTTTGGTTTGACTATGGGTCTATGTGTTATCGGTCTTATGAGCATTGTGCACATGACTTATACCTTGGGTTTCAAAAAGAAGTCgggttaa